The genomic window GGTATCCTTGGTAATGCAGGTTTCCGTAGAACGGTATCGTGTGGAAAGAGGAATTTTTGAAATCAAATGATAAGGTGGTATACTATGTTTCCGTAGAACGGTATCGTGTGGAAAGAGAGGGACGGGACGGTTCAGGGGTTCACAGATGATGTGTTTCCGTAGAACGGTATCGTGTGGAAAGATCAGCTCCTGAGCATTCATCACCTCAAGGTTCTCCGTTTCCGTAGAACGGTATCGTGTGGAAAGCCAAATTCACTATCGATGTCGTCAGTAGAAATATATCTGTTTCCGTAGAACGGTATCGTGTGGAAAGTGGTGGGGTAGTTTCAAATCAGTAAACCGCTCCGGTTTCCGTAGAACGGTATCGTGTGGAAAGTCGGTTAGTTCTATGGCCTCCGCATGTTCATAGTCTTGTTTCCGTAGAACGGTATCGTGTGGAAAGTACCGCCGATGACTTGTTAAGCCCGACAGGAAAGAAGCTGTTTCCGTAGAACGGTATCGTGTGGAAAGGGGGTTGGGTATCGGGAAAGGCCAAGGTATTGACCAAGGGTTTCCGTAGAACGGTATCGTGTGGAAAGTGGAACGAGGCAAGGTGTGGCGGAGTGCTCGGAGTGCAGTTTCCGTAGAACGGTATCGTGTGGAAAGACAGCAATTGGGCGGACGTAGTAAATTCGTCAGAAGATGTTTCCGTAGAACGGTATCGTGTGGAAAGTTGTTATCTCCCGGTCAGGAGACATGTCACCTATTATTGCGTTTCCGTAGAACGGTATCGTGTGGAAAGAACTTCGACGGCAAAGTTCCGACGGCTCCGCCCAGCTCGTTTCCGTAGAACGGTATCGTGTGGAAAGGGATACTACTGTAAAGCATAAACTGGACATTGATATAAGTTTCCGTAGAACGGTATCGTGTCTCAAATAAGTGGTAAAGCAACACTCAGGGAGGTTTTCCCTTGAAGAAGCCCTATTACATCACCCAGATGGGGATCCTTGAGAGGAGGGGTAACACGCTGTTCTTCGAGAACGAGAACCTGAAGAGGGCCATACCAATCAACTCCACCAGCGAAATCCACTGCTTCAAGCCGGTGACGCTGACAAGCGGGGCCATAAAAATACTCTCAGAAAAGAACGTCCCGGTTCATTTCTACAACAAGCATAGCTACTACCGCGGCTCCTATATGCCTGTAGAAGGGCAGGTGAGTGGAACGGTGGTAATAAAGCAGGCCGAGCACTACCTCGACCCGGAGAAGAGGTTATATGTGGCGAAACAGTTCGTGGAAGGAATAAAGGCCTCGATGGTTGCCCTCCTCAAGGCCCACAAGGCTAACTACAAGGTGATTTCAGAGGTTGAGATTGAAGGCAATAGTCCGGCCGAGCTGATGGGCCTTGAAAGCCAGCTCTGGAAGGAGTTCTATGGGCTATTTGCTTCCCTGCTCAGGCACTTTGAATTCAATGAGCGGAACAGGAATCCGCCCCGGGACGAGGTGAACGCGCTCATAAGTCTTGGAAACTCAGTCCTCTACACCGTCGCCCTCTCGGAAATCCGGAAGACCTATCTTCACCCGGCTATAAGCTTCCTTCACGAGCCACTCGAGAGGCGCTACTCCCTGTCCCTTGACTTGGCCGATATCTTCAAGCCAGTAACCGTCTTCCGCGTAATTCTCCGCCTGGTGAACAGGAGGCAAATTAGAGAGGAGCACTTCAGAAAGGAAATTGGAGTGATGCTCAACGATGATGGCCTGAGGCTGTTTCTGTCCGAGCTTAACTCCGAGTTTTCCCGGAAGGTTCTCCACCCGAGGTTCAGAAGGAACGTCTCAATTCGCTATCTAATCCGGCTGGAGGGCTACTCCCTCGTCAAGCACTTTCTCGGTGACTTCACTTACAGGTCCCTGCGGGTGTGGTGGTGATGTACGTGATAGTTGTTTACGATGTGGACGTAAAGCGAGTCACGAAAGTTCACCGCTTCCTCAGGACTCACCTCCACTGGAGGCAGAACAGCGTTTTTGAGGGAGAAGTTAGCAGGGCCCAGCTCTACGAGATAAAGCGGACGCTGGAGGGACTAATTGACGGCGACGATTCGGTCCTGATCTACGAGCTTCCGCGGGGGAACTTCAACCTCCACATCATCGGGACCGACAAGAACCCGGCGGGGGAGATAATTTGAGGATAACCGGCGTAATGGTGCAGTACTACTTTGCCTGCCCGAGGGAACTGTGGTTCTTTTCCAGGGGTCTTCAGTTCGACTTTGAAAACGAAGACATACTAATCGGTCGGCTCATTCACAGGGAGAGCTTTGAGCGCGGCTGGAAGGAAGTTCTGCTGGAGGGCGCAAAGCTCGACGTTGTTTTCCTCGATGACGGGGTCAGGGTGGTAGAGATTAAAAAGAGCTCCAAGCTTGAGGAACCGGCGAAATGGCAGCTGAAGTACTATCTCTACCTCCTCCGGAAGGCCGGCGTCGAGGCCGAAGGAATCATCTCCTATCCAAGGGAAGGGACGCGGGAGGAGGTCAAACTTACGGAGGAGGACATGGAAACACTTGAGAACGTCCTGAAGGAGATAGAAAGGGTTATATCCCTTGAAAACCCACCTCCAGCTGAGAAAAAGCCCTACTGCCGGCGCTGTGCCTACAGGGACTTTTGCTGGGTGTGAGGTATGGAACCGGGCGAAATTGAAAGGCTGATAAAGGAGAGAAAGGCCAAGCCCGATAAGAGCATCTACGAGCATTCCCTTGGTGCCATGAACATAGCAAGGAAACTGCTCAAAAGAATCCCCCACGATGCGGAGCTAGACGAATGCCTGCTCAGACACGTTTTCCTCCACGACATAGGCAAGCTCGATGACCGGTTCCAGGAAAGGCTCAAGGGCAATAGAAAGAAGGCCCCCCCACACGCCTACCTCGGCCTTGAACTCGCTTCGCGCCTCCTCGACTGCCCGGAGCCTTACAGAACGCTGGCCCTGGCTTCAATACTCACCCACCACTCCGACCTCCACCCCACGCTGTACAGCGAGGAAATAAACAGGGGGGAGAGCCTTATAATCAACGGCATCGCGGTGTCCAATCCAGCCGAGACGGCTAAACACGTCCGTAACCGACTGGCCACAGGCAGGCTCGCGAGGGAACACGGCTTCACAGGGCCGGAAGGAAAGGTAAGGTTCAGAGCGCTCTACACACTCTTCAACGGCCTCCTCAGGGTTTCTGACTGGCTTGAGAGCGCCGGGTTGGGAGCCGACTTTTACCATCTCAACAGTGGGGCTGTGGTCAGGGGGGCGGTTCTCAACTACCTGTCCTCAAAGGGCTTTTCCCCCAGGGACTACCAGCTCGCGGTCACTGGAAAGGGGGGCGGCTACTTCCGCCTTCCAACCGGAGACGGGAAGACGGAGACAAGCCTGCTCGTTACCTCGGATGACGCCTCCAAGGTAATTTACTCCCTCCCAACGATAACCACCACCGAGGCCATGAGGAAGCGCTTCGAATCGATTTTCGGCCCGGACAGGGTCTCCTTCTCCCATGGGATGCTCTTCCTGAGTTTATACCTTAGCGGGAAGCTCGATGAAAAGTTAATCCACAGATACGCGATGAAGCCCATCTTTGTATCAACCGTGGACCAGGTTCTTCTCGCCTTTTTGGGCTATCCTCGCTTTCCGGTTAGGGAGTTTGCGTTGAGAGGGGCGCACTGGATAATAGACGAGATTCACGCCTACACCCCCTTTACGCTCTCCTTAATCCTCGATGGGATTGAGTACGCCCTGAAGTACCTCGGCACTAAGGTTACCGTCATGTCTGCCACACTCCCGGCACCTCTGGCCGAAGAACTTGGAAGGCGCGGTTTGAAGGAACTTCTTCCGGACAAGGGAGTGGCCTCCAGGTACCATTCGCGGAGGAGAGTTAAGATTAGGATTGGGAACGGGAACCTTTTCGATGCCGTTGATGAAATCGCCCGACAGAGGGGAAAGGTTCTGGTAGTTGCCAACACCGTCGGCAGGGCGAGGAGAGTTTACGAGGAGATAAAAGCTAAGAGGGACGATGTTTACCTCTTCCACTCCCGCTTCATAAACAGGGATAAGAGAGAAAAGATGGAACTCGTCGAGAAAATCAAGAGCGGAATCCTCGTGGCGACGCAGGTGGTGGAGGTTTCCCTCGACATAGACTACGACGTCATGTACACAGAGGTTGCACCGGTAGATGCATTGATCCAGCGCTTTGGCAGGGTGAACAGGAGGGGAAAGAAAAGGGGAATTGCCTACATCTTCGAGCCAGAGGGGAACAAAAAACACCTTCCCTACGACAGGGACGCCTTCGAAGAGACCCTTAATCTTCTGGGAGAGCTTGAAGGAGTGGAAAACGAGCTTGAGCTTTTAAGGCTGAACGACCGCTTTTACACCGCAATCTGGAATAAGTACGAGAGGGAGCTGAAGAAGGGGTTCCTCTGGAAGAGCAGGGACGGGCTGGGCAGGATAACGAAGTGGTCCAGGGGCGAGAAACTGCTCTCAACGAGGGACACCTTCATGAGCCTTCCCGCTGTCCCAAGGCCCTTCCTCGAAAAGGCCATAGACTACGCGAGCAGGTGGGAGGAGAGGAGCCATGAGAAGAGGCTCGATGCGACGGTCTACGTTATCGAGCACACCGTCAACGTTCCAATATGGACGCTGAAGGAGAACCTCCACGACAACGATGACCTCAGGGAGCACTTCGGAGTCTTTGGAGTTGAGCTTGAGTACAGTAGGGAAACTGGATTAACAGAAGAACTTTGACGCGCGTACTTCCGGAAAACCTGCTTCTCCGCCTTCTGCGGGACGACTGCGGGAGCGGGGAGTGTTTGCTATGGTGTCCGGAGTTTGGGCAACTGGTTACTAACGCGAAAAGTTTTTATCTGGAACTCTATAGATGTAACCATGAGAGCGGCTGTCCCAATCCTGATAATCCTTCTCCTTCTTCCAGCCGTCTCGGCGTGGAACACCACGATAAAAGTTCATGAGAGATCATATTACCTCATAAACGACCTCAACATCAACGTTAGCTCTCCATGCCAGCAGTGGATTTTTCTAACACTCATTGGGCCGGAGGAGAGCAGAACTGCCTCATTCCTCACAGGTGGGAAAGAGGAAATCTCCCTGGAGAACCTGTCGCCCGAGATACTCGTGCTCGGATGGAAGAACGTCACCGTGATCGTCGAGGCGCGCTGTCCCCTCAACGTCTCAATCCAGCCGATTTACTACCCCGACGTCTGCGGTGAGGAGTACTACCTCCCCAGCTGGAGATACAGGATAGTGAGAATGCCCCTTAAGTGGGAAGGGATCGCCTACGAAATCCAAAGTCCTCTAGAGATCGAGGCCATCTATTTTGGCTCTAACAGGGTGTACGTCAACGGGACTGAGGTTACCGAACTCCCTCTGAGGGCGATTATGACAACAGAGAATGGAAGTATGGCAGTTGAACCGCTCCCCCTCTACGGTGGCCTCTGGTGGTACCCTCTGGCCGGGCTTCTCACGACAAGAAACCTTACAGTAAAGCTCGAGGGAGAGGCGGCAGAATACATCGATGAGGTTTACGCGCTCGCCATCCTCCCCCAGAAGGACATTCCGAGTATACCCAGCTACGGAGAGGGCTACCACCCACCGAGTTGCGGGCCAGTGAGCTACCTGAGGATGAACGGAGAGGCACTCTGGGAAGGCGAGAACTTCACGCTCCTCGAGTACAAGACCGACGAAGGAAAGGAAGGAAAGATCTACGTCAAGGATGGATTCGTTTGCACCAATGTGAACGGCGGAGAGGCCTGCAGCGGGCCGCTGATACCCGGGCCGTCACATTTTGAAGTTATATTCTCGGGGGGCACGTTGTACGTGACACAGTGGGACAAGAACCTTTTAACCCTCGAGCTTGGCGCGAAAGGGTTACATCCCAAACTCTTCCTGGGACTCCCAAGCGAAAAACTCTACGGGATGGAAATCTACGCCCGAGAACCCGTCCCATGGAAAGAAGAGAATAAACCTCCCGGCCTCCTTATAGGGGTTCTCATAATTATCGGCGGGATTGCTGCGATTGTAAAGATGTTAGAGAGGCGCTAATCCTCAAGCCAAATCTCCAGCCTCTGCTTTCCCCTTCCGAGGCTGGAGCGCTTGAACTTCTTCAGGTGGCCTATCTCCTTTATGTCCCTCACGTGCGTCCCGCCGCAGGGAATTATTTCAAAGTCCCTTATCCGGGTGTAGCGCGTTTCGCCTTCCCACCATATCCTCATCTCGCCGCCCTCATCGACGAGCCGGTTGAAGGTCTCGATTATCTCGTTTTTCCACTTATTCACGTTCTCCGGATAGAGTATGTCGTATCTGCCCTTCTCGACGCTCATTCCACTGCCGTAGAGCTCCCACTCACCGGGCAGGACCTCGTTCAGCACGTGCTCAAGCAGGTGCATCGCGCTGTGGATCCTCATGAGCCTGTAGCGGTAGTCCCAGTCGAGCTTGAGCTCGACCTCCTGGCCAAGATTGAACTTCTCGGGTTCAGCCACCACGTGCCAGACGTTTTCGCCATCTTTGTGAACGTCGAGAACTTCAACGCCGTTTATCGTTCCCCTGTCGTGGGGCTGGCCGCCGCCGGTCGGGTAGAATATAGTCTGGTCGAGGAGAAGGGCGTTGTCCCTGACCTCCAAAACCTTTGCCTTTGCCTCCTTCAGGTAGGCATCTTCGTAGTAGAGCTTGCGAGTCACCGTTACCACCTCAGAAGTGTTGGAGATAGGCATTTAAATGAATATCGAAAAAAGGAAAGGCTCAGCGCCTCTTCCAGAAGAACACTGCCAGGCCTACAAGGATGACCGCGGCCGCAACAGCGGCCATACGCTGGGTTTCGGTCGGGCCTCCTTTCGTCCCGCCAGGAATCGTGTACCTTATCGTCGCCGTGGTGTAGTTGGAGAGCATCTTGGTGACGTCTTCGGCCGGGGCACCGTAGCGGAGGAAAACGTGGGAGGTTATCTTCAGGCTGTTTCCTTCCCGCAGCACGGTCATAGTGAACCTGTTGCCGTTGAGGTTCTCGCTTATGTTGTCCGGCACCTCAAGGAACTTCCCTCCATCTGGGAGGTTTATCGTGAGGTATAGTGTATGATTGACCCCGTACTCAAGCCTGTCCGTGAGCCCGTTTGCCAGCCCGAGCGTTGGATCAAACTGGTAAACGTACGAGCCATTCTCAAACGTTGTGAAGTTCCTAAGCAGGTATTCGGCGTCTATCACCAAAGGCGCACCTGTCTCGTTGAGCCCGAGTATCTTGACCCTGCCATCGTCAACGATGGCACCTCTATAACCGAGCGCTATCGAGTACGTTCTCAGTATATACTCAGTAACGTTCTCAACGCCGTAGGAGATTATCTCGGCCTTCCTGGCCTCGACCTCGGACTTGGGTTCGATATACTCGTCCCTCATATGAAGCCTGACGCTACCGTTGTTGTATACGTCCAGCGTGACATACTCGTTCATGACACTGCTCTGGTAGTGTTCCTCACCCTTGTATGGCGCCTTGTAGCGAATGTAATAGTCCTTGTAACTTCCGAAAAGCGCGTTGTATCCATCGGGGGGTAAGAAGGGCTCAAGATAGATGTACGACTTCACCACCACGGTGTTCCCCTCAGCCTTTGAAGTTACAAAGAACTTGCTCGCGTTGTATTGCTGGGCGAAGGCCTTCGGGTACTCTATGAGCGTTGCGTTCTCGGGGAGCTTTATGATGAAGGTGTTGTTTATGTCAACGGCAAAGGGAAGCCCCGTGTCGGGGACGTTTATCGTCGCGTAGCCCCTGGTCGGGTCAAGGTGAACCTCCCAGTAGTCACCGTAGGAGTAGTACTTTGAGAAGTTCATGGCTATTGCGTTGAAAACTATGGTTATGTTGTTGCCCTCCTCGATGCCATAAGATTTTATGCTCTCGTTGGCAAGGCTCATTCCAGACTGGGTGAGGCTCTGAACGTATCTCTGCAGCTGCTCCTCCTCAAACTTCGCTATGGCCTCTTCAATAGTCATGTTGCCGTTCTGGGTCTCATTCAGGATCTCTTCTATCTGCTTCTGTATTTCCTCTTTCGGCCCAAGCCAGACGGTCTTCATTGTTATGTTTGCGTCCCCATTGGGCAGAATGACTATTGTAAAAACGAAGTCCTGCTTGTACGTCTTCGGTTGAAAATCCTCCGCAAGCCCGAGATTTGGGCCAATGAGAGGTGTCAGTAGAATCGCGGCGAAAAGCACCGCAAGCAATCTCTTCATTACACACTACCTCCATTCCATCTGTACTGGTAACTAGCGCCGCACCGGAGTATTTAACTTTATCTCAAAAGTAGGGAAAGAAAAAGCTGGCAAAAGGCAAGAAAGAACAGAAAGGATGAAAGATCACTGCTCCCACTTGGAAAAGTCTATCTCCCCCTCCGTCTTGGCCACTATGGTCGTTCCCGCAAGGTCGCCGGTGACGTTGACCATCGTCCTGCCCATGTCGAGGATGGCATCAATGCCCAGTATCATAGCATAGGCCAAAGCAACGGGACTTCCAGCGGTCAGGTCGAGACCGACGCTCTGGAGGACCATGGCGAGCATTATCGCTCCGGCTCCCGGAACACCGGCGGTTCCAACAGAGGCCAGAACGGCTGTTAGAACGACGATGAGCTGCTGGCTCGGTGTGAGCGGATGCCCGATGGCGTTGGCAACGAAGAGAACCGTGACACCCTGGTAAAGTGCGGTTCCATCCATATTTATCGTGGCACCCAGGGGGAGGGTGAAGGAGAATATTCCCCTGTCGATGCCCATTTCCTCCTCGGCAACGCTCATCGTAACGGGCAGGGTTCCGCTGGAGCTCCTTGTTACGAAGGCGGTAAGCATCGCATCCTTGGCCTTCTTAATGAACTTGATTGGATCGATGCCAAAGATTTTGAGCAGGACGAAGTAGACCAAAAGTATCTGTACTGCAAGGCCGAGGTAGACCGCAACCACGACCTTGGCCAGCGGTCCAACGACCTTAACCCCCTGGGAGGCCATGACGTAGGCTATGAGGGCAAAGACACCTATGGGAGCGTACTGCATAACGCCCGCGACTATTATGTACATTGCCTCGGCAAGGCCATCAAAGGCCCTGAGGAGCGTTGTTCCCGCGTTCCTGAGCCTCTCGTCATCCTTGTTTATCAGATAAGTCAGCGCTATGCCCAGTATTATTGCAAAGAATATCACGGGTAGCACTTCACCGTTGGAGAGGGACGCGAATGGGTTCGTGGGTACTATGTTCAGGAGGGTCTTCACAAGGGAAGGCGGCGTCGTCTCTATGGCCTTTCCCTCACCGGTTCCAAGGCTTATACCCGTTCCGACCCTGAAGAGGTTGCCCATCAGCAGGCCGAAGAACACGGCAAAGGCCGATGTGAGGAGGTAGTAGACCACTATCTTCACACCGACCCTTCCTAGCCTTGCTGGACTTATACTGGCGGCACCGACGACGAGCGATGCGAGGATTATTGGCATCACTAACATCTTCAACAGGCGAACAAAGAGGTCACCAAACGGCTTGATGTATGTCTTGACGAAGTCTGCATAGCCAAAGTAGCCCATAATCAAACCAAAAACTGCACCGAGGATTAATCCCCACAGTATCTTCCACAGAACCGGATAGTTCAGGTACTTTCTCAGGAGCCCCATCCGGAGCACCTCCCTCTGTGTTTGAATGACGGCGATATTAGGCTACTGGCTGTAACTATATTAATCTTCCGGGCAAATATATGTCAAAACGTCAGAAAAATCAGGGGATTCTTAACGAAACATCCCCGTATAAAATTCTCCTTAACTGTCCGTCAATGTCGAGTAAAAGCGACCCATCATCTAAAACGTCCACTACACGTCCTAT from Thermococcus sp. MAR1 includes these protein-coding regions:
- the cas3 gene encoding CRISPR-associated helicase Cas3' encodes the protein MEPGEIERLIKERKAKPDKSIYEHSLGAMNIARKLLKRIPHDAELDECLLRHVFLHDIGKLDDRFQERLKGNRKKAPPHAYLGLELASRLLDCPEPYRTLALASILTHHSDLHPTLYSEEINRGESLIINGIAVSNPAETAKHVRNRLATGRLAREHGFTGPEGKVRFRALYTLFNGLLRVSDWLESAGLGADFYHLNSGAVVRGAVLNYLSSKGFSPRDYQLAVTGKGGGYFRLPTGDGKTETSLLVTSDDASKVIYSLPTITTTEAMRKRFESIFGPDRVSFSHGMLFLSLYLSGKLDEKLIHRYAMKPIFVSTVDQVLLAFLGYPRFPVREFALRGAHWIIDEIHAYTPFTLSLILDGIEYALKYLGTKVTVMSATLPAPLAEELGRRGLKELLPDKGVASRYHSRRRVKIRIGNGNLFDAVDEIARQRGKVLVVANTVGRARRVYEEIKAKRDDVYLFHSRFINRDKREKMELVEKIKSGILVATQVVEVSLDIDYDVMYTEVAPVDALIQRFGRVNRRGKKRGIAYIFEPEGNKKHLPYDRDAFEETLNLLGELEGVENELELLRLNDRFYTAIWNKYERELKKGFLWKSRDGLGRITKWSRGEKLLSTRDTFMSLPAVPRPFLEKAIDYASRWEERSHEKRLDATVYVIEHTVNVPIWTLKENLHDNDDLREHFGVFGVELEYSRETGLTEEL
- a CDS encoding alanyl-tRNA editing protein; the protein is MTRKLYYEDAYLKEAKAKVLEVRDNALLLDQTIFYPTGGGQPHDRGTINGVEVLDVHKDGENVWHVVAEPEKFNLGQEVELKLDWDYRYRLMRIHSAMHLLEHVLNEVLPGEWELYGSGMSVEKGRYDILYPENVNKWKNEIIETFNRLVDEGGEMRIWWEGETRYTRIRDFEIIPCGGTHVRDIKEIGHLKKFKRSSLGRGKQRLEIWLED
- the cas1b gene encoding type I-B CRISPR-associated endonuclease Cas1b; its protein translation is MKKPYYITQMGILERRGNTLFFENENLKRAIPINSTSEIHCFKPVTLTSGAIKILSEKNVPVHFYNKHSYYRGSYMPVEGQVSGTVVIKQAEHYLDPEKRLYVAKQFVEGIKASMVALLKAHKANYKVISEVEIEGNSPAELMGLESQLWKEFYGLFASLLRHFEFNERNRNPPRDEVNALISLGNSVLYTVALSEIRKTYLHPAISFLHEPLERRYSLSLDLADIFKPVTVFRVILRLVNRRQIREEHFRKEIGVMLNDDGLRLFLSELNSEFSRKVLHPRFRRNVSIRYLIRLEGYSLVKHFLGDFTYRSLRVWW
- a CDS encoding dicarboxylate/amino acid:cation symporter, which translates into the protein MGLLRKYLNYPVLWKILWGLILGAVFGLIMGYFGYADFVKTYIKPFGDLFVRLLKMLVMPIILASLVVGAASISPARLGRVGVKIVVYYLLTSAFAVFFGLLMGNLFRVGTGISLGTGEGKAIETTPPSLVKTLLNIVPTNPFASLSNGEVLPVIFFAIILGIALTYLINKDDERLRNAGTTLLRAFDGLAEAMYIIVAGVMQYAPIGVFALIAYVMASQGVKVVGPLAKVVVAVYLGLAVQILLVYFVLLKIFGIDPIKFIKKAKDAMLTAFVTRSSSGTLPVTMSVAEEEMGIDRGIFSFTLPLGATINMDGTALYQGVTVLFVANAIGHPLTPSQQLIVVLTAVLASVGTAGVPGAGAIMLAMVLQSVGLDLTAGSPVALAYAMILGIDAILDMGRTMVNVTGDLAGTTIVAKTEGEIDFSKWEQ
- a CDS encoding exodeoxyribonuclease VII small subunit, which codes for MKRLLAVLFAAILLTPLIGPNLGLAEDFQPKTYKQDFVFTIVILPNGDANITMKTVWLGPKEEIQKQIEEILNETQNGNMTIEEAIAKFEEEQLQRYVQSLTQSGMSLANESIKSYGIEEGNNITIVFNAIAMNFSKYYSYGDYWEVHLDPTRGYATINVPDTGLPFAVDINNTFIIKLPENATLIEYPKAFAQQYNASKFFVTSKAEGNTVVVKSYIYLEPFLPPDGYNALFGSYKDYYIRYKAPYKGEEHYQSSVMNEYVTLDVYNNGSVRLHMRDEYIEPKSEVEARKAEIISYGVENVTEYILRTYSIALGYRGAIVDDGRVKILGLNETGAPLVIDAEYLLRNFTTFENGSYVYQFDPTLGLANGLTDRLEYGVNHTLYLTINLPDGGKFLEVPDNISENLNGNRFTMTVLREGNSLKITSHVFLRYGAPAEDVTKMLSNYTTATIRYTIPGGTKGGPTETQRMAAVAAAVILVGLAVFFWKRR
- the cas4 gene encoding CRISPR-associated protein Cas4; amino-acid sequence: MRITGVMVQYYFACPRELWFFSRGLQFDFENEDILIGRLIHRESFERGWKEVLLEGAKLDVVFLDDGVRVVEIKKSSKLEEPAKWQLKYYLYLLRKAGVEAEGIISYPREGTREEVKLTEEDMETLENVLKEIERVISLENPPPAEKKPYCRRCAYRDFCWV
- the cas2 gene encoding CRISPR-associated endonuclease Cas2, whose product is MYVIVVYDVDVKRVTKVHRFLRTHLHWRQNSVFEGEVSRAQLYEIKRTLEGLIDGDDSVLIYELPRGNFNLHIIGTDKNPAGEII